The following are encoded together in the Equus przewalskii isolate Varuska chromosome 14, EquPr2, whole genome shotgun sequence genome:
- the NTSR2 gene encoding LOW QUALITY PROTEIN: neurotensin receptor type 2 (The sequence of the model RefSeq protein was modified relative to this genomic sequence to represent the inferred CDS: deleted 1 base in 1 codon): METSSPKPPRPSPGPALSLDARLGVDTRLWAKVLFTALYALIVALGTAGNALSVHVVLKARAGPPRRLRSHVLSLALSALLLLLVSAPVELYNFVWFHYPWVFGDLGCRAYYFVRELGTYATVLSVASLSAERCLAVCQPLRARRLLTPRRTRRLLSLVWAASLGLALPMPIIMGQKHELETAGGEPEPASRVCTVLVSRSTLQVFIQVNVLVSFVLPLALTAFLNGVTVSHLVALCSQVPSTSAPGSPSPSRVELVSQERKSLSLGGQASLVRHKDARRIRGLQHSIQVLRAIVAVYVVCWLPYHARRLMYCYVSDDKWTDTLYDFYHYFYLVTNTLFYVSSAVTPVLYNVVSSSFRKLFLEALSNLCREPHRMELSPAEPLRPTAMGTASGSGEPPEPPT; this comes from the exons ATGGAGACCAGCAGCCCGAAGCCCCCGAGGCCCAGTCCGGGCCCGGCGCTGAGCCTGGACGCCCGGCTGGGCGTGGACACGCGCCTCTGGGCCAAGGTGCTGTTCACCGCGCTCTACGCGCTCATCGTCGCCCTGGGCACGGCCGGCAATGCGCTGTCCGTGCACGTGGTGCTGAAGGCGCGCGCCGGGCCCCCGCGGCGCCTGCGCTCCCACGTGCTCAGCCTGGCGCTCTCcgccctgctgctgctgctggtcagCGCGCCCGTGGAGCTTTACAACTTCGTGTGGTTCCACTACCCCTGGGTCTTCGGCGACCTGGGCTGTCGCGCTTACTACTTCGTGCGCGAGCTGGGCACCTACGCCACGGTGCTCAGCGTGGCCAGCCTGAGCGCCGAGCGCTGCCTGGCCGTGTGCCAGCCCCTGCGCGCCCGCCGCCTGCTGACGCCGCGCAGGACCCGCCGCCTGCTGTCGCTCGTCTGGGCCGCCTCGCTCGGCCTCGCCCTGCCCATGCCCATCATCATGGGGCAGAAGCACGAGCTGGAGACGGCGGGCGGGGAGCCGGAGCCCGCCTCGCGCGTGTGCACCGTGCTGGTGAGCCGCTCCACGCTCCAGGTCTTCATCCAG GTGAACGTGCTGGTGTCCTTCGTGCTCCCCTTGGCGTTAACTGCTTTCCTGAACGGGGTCACCGTGAGCCACCTGGTGGCCCTCTGCTCCCAGGTGCCATCCACTTCtgccccaggcagcccctccccaaGCCGCGTGGAGCTAGTGAGTCAGGAGAGGAAGTCACTCTCCCTGGGGGGCCAGGCCAGCCTGGTGAGACACAAGGACGCCCGCCGGATCCGCGGCCTTCAGCACAGCATCCAGGTTCTCA GAGCCATCGTGGCCGTGTATGTCGTCTGCTGGCTGCCGTACCACGCCCGCAGGCTCATGTACTGCTATGTCTCTGATGACAAGTGGACCGA CACGCTCTACGATTTCTATCACTACTTCTACCTGGTGACCAACACGCTTTTCTACGTCAGCTCAGCAGTGACCCCTGTCCTGTACAACGTCGTGTCGTCCTCCTTCAGGAAACTCTTCCTGGAAGCCCTCAGCAACCTGTGTCGAGAGCCCCACCGCATGGAGCTGTCACCTGCG GAGCCCCTGAGACCCACCGCAATGGGTACAGCTTCAGGCTCTGGGGAGCCCCCAGAGCCCCCAACCTGA